The Leptospira paudalimensis region AATTGCCATACAGAAATTTATGAAGAGTGGAAACTTTCCACACATGCAAATGCTCTGAGTGATGTCCAATTTCAATCTGAATTAGCTAAATCAAGTTCACCCAAATGGATTTGTCTTAATTGCCATATTCCAGTCCAAAACCAAAGAGAAATGATTACGATCGCCTTACGTGGAGGAAATTATTTTGATCCAATTGAAGTCAGTAATCCAAATTTTAATCCTGAGATGAAGGAGGAGGCCATTACTTGTGCAACATGCCATGTTCGAGTTGATAAAGAATCAAATCAAAGTTATGTGATTGGAGGATCAGGTGGGACATCTCCTCCCCATCCAGTTCAAATCAATCGTGAGTTTTTAAAAAATAGATGTAATGATTGCCATAATGAAACTTATACGCTTAATCAAAGTTTGGTTTGTTCTTTTCAAACAGGGACTGAATTAAAAAAAACAAGTACGGACAAATCATGTGTTTCTTGTCACTTACCAGAGGTGAAACGATCATTCGTAAAATCTTCCCTCCATCGTCCTGTGCGAGTTGCTCACAGACATGGTTTTATAGGCGGGGGAGTTCCCAAACGATTTGATTTGTACAAAGAACAAATTCGTCTGGGATACAAACCAGGGCTTGTCCTTTCTCATTTTAAATGGGAAAATGGCAACATTCAGTTACAATTGCAAAATCAAAATGCAAACCATCATGTTACCTCCGGAGATCCAGAACGTTTTTATCGTTTTGTGATCGAGGGTATCGATCAGTTTGGAACCGTAATTTATAGGAATGAATCAAAAATTGGTCAAGAATGGGAGTGGTCACCAAAAGCAAAAAAAATCGGCGATTCACGTATCCCTTTCGGAGAGACGTTTAAATGGGAATTGTCATCGATTCCAAAATCAACTTTAATCACCAAATTACGTTTCCAAGCAATCCACGTTCGTCTGAAAGATATCACTTCAGATTATATGGTTCAGTCTTCAAATGATGTCCCTGAAACTTATAGAAATAAAGTAAAACAAATTAAGGATATTTACCCTCATAGTTCCATCGTGATCGAAAGTATTTATGATGTAAAAAGCAAATCGAGGAAAGATACTCCTTTGGAAATTTTATTCAAAAGAAATGCAGAACGAAGAGGAGAATAATATACTTTGTATCATTCCAGCAAGGGATGAAGAAGAAAGCATCGAACAGGCATTAAGTGGCCTACTTCAAAATTCAGGTTTATCATCGAAAAATTTTCTTGTTGTGAACAATGCCTCAAAGGATGGGACGTTCTCCATTGTCAATCGAATGGGTATCAAAGTTTTGGACTGTCCTCAAATAGGTTACGGAAATGCATGCCTTCTCGCATTAGATTGGATTCACAAAAATAAATGCCAACCTGAATATATCCTTTTTTGTGATGCAGATGGATCAGATGATCCAAATGACATCCAAACACTCATTAAGACAATTCGCGAATCAAATTCTGATTTAGTAATCGGTTCTAGGACACTAGGAAATGCAGAAATGGGATCACTTTCTCCCATTCAAATCTTTGGTAATGCTTTAACGTGTTTCCTTATCCGAATTTTTTTTTGGAGGCATTATACAGATATGGGACCTCTTAGGATCATCAGATACCAATCTTTATTGATTCTTGGAATGAAAGATACAACCTGGGGATGGAACATTGAGATGCATATTAAGGCATTACAAAAAAATATGAATGTGATTGAAATCCCTGTTCAATACCGAAAGAGGATTGCTGGAGTTTCCAAAATTTCAGGTACTCTCTCTATGTCACTTCGAGTTGGGAGTAAAATTCTTTATACATTTTTTAAATTACTTTTTTTTGGTAAATGAAAAACTTGGGAGGAAAATGTTACTCTTTTACATTTATCCTTTTCTTTTGTTTTTTGTGGTAAATGGATTTGATCGAAATTCATTTTTAATTGTTATCATTTCAGCAGTTATCTTAAGTTTGTATTTTTTCTTTTTAGGGAAAAAACTACACGTTTTTAAAAATCAGTTTATTTTATTATTTTTATACAATGTTTTACTCCGTTGTATTGTTATGGGATCCACTCCTCATTTTAGTGACGATGTTTACCGGTATTTATTTGATGCAAAAATACTTTTAAATGGCCAATTTCCATATGAATTCACTCCAAGTGAGTGGATGAACCTTCATCCCAATACCAACGATGATTTAAACAGATTATATTCGAATATGAATAGTTCTCATTATTACTCGGTGTATCCTTTGTTTTTACTTTTGTTTTTTATGATTGGTTCAGTTCTTAATTCATTTTTACATTCGATGTTTTTAGGCGTTCAGATCGTTTTTGTTTTGGTTGATTTGGTGAATTTGTCACTGATCAGGCGTTTTTTTCCAAAAGAATCGATGGAGTTTTATTGGGCTTATTTTGCAAATCCGATCATTCTCATTGAAGGAATCTCTCAGATGCATCCTGAGATTTTACTTGTTCCTTGGGTATTAATCTTACTTCAAACCAAAAGTAATTGGAAACAAGGAATTTTTTTAACACTGCTAACACAGCTGAAGTTTAACACGTTATTATTTGTATTTGGTTATCTAAAAGAGAAACGAAAAAAAATATATATATTAGTTGGAATTCTATTTTCCTTTATCATCTGGAAACTGACTGTATTTGCAAATTTAGAATCACAAGGCAGTAAGGGGATTGGGTTGTTTTTTCATTCCTTCCGTTTTGCTGGCCTTTTGGAGCCTTTTCTTTATTTTATATTGAAGCAGATAGGGCATGCATACTTATCAGGATTTATTTCGTTGTCTTTGTGTGGTCTCCTTTTTTTCTGTTTCATCTTTAATCAAAATTTTCGTAACTTCCCTGTGGAAAAACGATTGTTTGTTTTATACTTTTGCTTTATGTTAATGTCGCCCGTCATTCACCCTTGGTATTGGATTTTATTCATTCTACTAGGAGTGGTAAATCGGATACATCTACTGTGGCAGTCATTACTCGTATTCCTTACTTTCTTATCATATCTGATTTACGTTTCTGAGAATTATTTTTACTTATATTGGGCTCTATCTTTTGTAGTTATAGGTTTATATGGAATCAAAGAAATTGATTATTTTCGCAAAACAACCAATCCAGGGACAAGTGAAAACTCGTTTAGCAAAGACACTCGGCGATAAAACTACTTTAGATATCTATAAGAAATTATTACACATCACAGAGGACATCACTACGAAACTAAACATTTCGAAGACTGTTTATTGGGACCAAATACCAAATCAAACAAATTCCTATTTTAAGAATGGGTATTCTTTTAAAGTACAATCCCAAGGTGACCTGGGTAAAAAAATGCAGGATGCTTTTCGGGAAGAATTTGGTGAGTCTTTTAAAAAAATTTTGATTATTGGAACAGATTGTCCCTATTTAACGGAAGCAATTTTTCAGGATGCATTTCTTGCATTAGAAAATTCGGATATTGTCATTGGTCCAGCAAAAGACGGAGGATACTATTTATTAGGTATGAATGAATTATATCCTTCTCTGTTTGAGGAGATTCCATGGAGTACGGAACTTGTATTCGCTTTAACCATTAAAAAAAGTAAGGAACTTAACCTAAGTGTCTCAATTTTACCCGAATTAAATGATATCGATACTGAGAAAGATTGGTTAGAATGGGAAGAGAAAATTAACCAATAGGTTGTAGTAAAATTTCAACTCTTCGATTCAGAGCTTCATGTTCTTTTGTTTGGTTTGGAGATTTGGAGTTTCCATAGAAAAGTCGCCTAATTTGGTTAGGTTCAACAGAGTGGATGAGTAAAAAACGTTCCACTTCTAATGATCGTTTTTCACTGATCAATACATTCTCTTTGTTTGTTTTTCCTTCCACTGCATGGGCACTGATCAAAATCTCATAGTTTCGATTTTTGAATAAAAAATCTGCGACTGATTGTAGTCGAACTTGGTCTTGTTTAGGAATTAAATTGGATTTTTTTGAAAAATAAATTGTGAATTGAGTAACGTCTGTTTGTTTTTCGGTTTTTTTATATGGGTTTTCGAAAATGACACCTTCTTCTGCTATCAAATCTGGGAATGGCAAAGATAAATATTGAACAGTGTAAGTTAACAAAATGCAGACTAGTACTTTGTTGGTTTTAAGAAGATGCATATAATTAATTTCGGTAAGTTTCTAATTTTTCAGAAGATAGGGATTAAAAATTATGATTGAAATATGTCCCTTCTCGTAATTTTTCTCATCTAAGGGTTGAATATGAAACTGAAAGAGTTAGCAGAACGTTTAAATGCAAAATTCACTGGTAATGGTGATTTGGAAGTGAATGGCATAAAAGACTTAGAGCATCATACAGCAGTTGATCCGAATAGCATCTATTATGTGGCCTCAAAAAAGTATTTAAATAAACATCAAAAAGCAAGTGATGTTCAAATTGCTCTGACAATTGATTCATTAGCATCATCCTTTCCCAACGCTATCATTGTTCCCGAAGAAGGTAGCAAAGTAAAATTCATTCAAGTGATTTCTTTATTTGAAAAGAAGCCGATGATTCAATCTTCTGTTTCTAGTAAAGCAAGTATCCATCCCACTGCTAAGATCGGTAAAAATGTAACTATCATGGATTTTGTTGTCATCCAAGAGAATGTAGTTGTTGGAGATAACGTGGTATTATTTCCGAATGTTGTATTAGAACCAAATGTAGAAGTTGGAGATGAATCAGTAATCAAATCTGGTGTTGTCATTTATTATAATTGTAAAATAGGAAAAAGAAATTTGATCCATTCGAATACTGTGATAGGTGCCGATGGATTTGGGTTTTATGATTATGCAGGTGTTCGTTACAAAGTACCTCAAATAGGAAATGTGATTATTGGTGATGATGTGGAGATGGGTGCACACTGTACGGTAGATAGGGCTGCCTTAGAATCAACAACCATAGGTAATTTTACAAAATTTGATGACCATGTTCACGTTGGTCATAATTGCCGTGTTGGTAATTATGTTTATATTGCGGGTGCAACAGTTCTAGCAGGATCGGTTACGATCGAAGATGGATGTTTTTTAGCAGGACAATCTGCTGTCGCAGAACACCTAACGATGAAAAAAGGATCTATTCTTTTGGGTTTATCTGGACTAACGGAAGACTCAAAGGAAAAAACTGCGTATTTCGGAATCCCTGCAAGGCCTGCGCTTGAAATGCATAGAATCCATACTTCATTGCCTTTATTACCAGAACTAGTAAAAGACTATGCTAAACGAAAAAACTCTGAAAAGTAAAAAGGGATTAAGATTCTAAAATCTTTTTTAAAGACTGTAGATTCTCAATCATTTGTGATTTAAGATTCATTTTCACAAGGCCTTCACTCAATTGGAAGAGGCCTTTCAGTTCCATTTTGTCAGAAACGCTGATGGAACAAAATGAACCATTCTCAGAAAATTCATATCGATCAGTGAAATTCATTCCATTTGCTGTGCAACTTGCAACAATCAATTTGTTTTCCACTATTTCGTTGATTTTATAAGTTTCGTTTAATTTAAAAATTCCCAAATCGATTTGGATTTTGTATTCTGTGGCGTCTTGGTTCGTTGCTTTGGCTTCGTGTATGCTTTTGTTATAAAAAATTTGATTTTCCATGTTGCGAACATATGCAAATACTTCTGCAACCGGTTTCTGAATGATTGTGTCTACTTTTGTTTCTATCATTTATTTTTTGGAATCAATAATCCACTGTTTCCAAATATCAGGAACAAATCCAATTGTAGCTTTTTTACCATCTCTAACAATGGGGGTTTTAAACAGAAGGGGATTTGTTAATAATGCCTCTTCCTTATCGTATAACATGTATTTTAAGTTTTTATCTTCGTAAACTTTAGATTCGGTATCGATCAAATCATCCAAGCTGACACTTCCAAGAATGGATCTGAGTTCCCCTTTGCTCATTTCTTTTTCTTGTAAGTTGATAAATTGAAAAGGAATACGTCTCTCCTGAAAGAAGAGTTGTGCCTTTTTAGAATCTTTGCATTTTTTTGTGCCGAAGATCTGGAGGTTCATCCAAAGATTGACTTTTTGAATTCTTCTAGTAATGGTTCTGATCCAGATAACATCAATTCAATTTGATCTTTATCCAAATCATACATAACATGTGCTTGTAAAAACAATGTAAACTCTTCAGCGGAAACTTTTTTTGCATCGAAGTTTTCCTTTAGAAAGTTATACCAAGCAGCCAATATGACCTTTTGGTGGGCCAATTCTTTGATACCGATGGTAATGATTTTTGGGGATTTCATGTAATTTTCTTAAAGAATTTCATCCTTTCTTTGGGATCGTCAATCCAAAAACCTTTGGAAGGCTGAAAAATACAATGTCCATGCACCTGTGTTCATATCTAACCGCCGAAATGTTTGTGCAGTGCTCACAGTCGCATCAATAATTCTTGTATCATCAATGACTCCCACTCGACCATCTGCCCGAATGTAAAAACTTGAAGTTTCTCCGTTATAATTCCCACTAAATTTATCAATTGCGATGTGATGGTATCCAATTCCAATCTGGAAAAAAGTATTTTCGTATAACCTGCGATTGATGGCAGTTTCAACGCGATAAACAAGTCCACTCCCTCTGAGCCTACCTCTTTGGTTAAAATATTGTGTATTGGGAAGTGGTTCTCCAATGGAATACCCACGAATATTCCAATCAGCAGAAGTAAAGCCCATTCCCACTCCATTTTCCCACTCCCAATTTCGCATGATCGGCATAGAAAAATGATACATCCCAAGGACATGATAGGAATAAATTTCGGAATTCAATTTTGTGTAGTATAAATCACTTGTAACTTCGGTTAGTTGTAGGATTTGCCAATCATTTCTCCCGACATAAAAACCAACTCGATTTCTTGAATCTAATAAAAATCTTACAAATCCTTCATATAGATTGGTTGTTTTCCCACCTTTGAGGTTTACATCGGAAAAAACAAGAGGGTTAAACGTGGATGAAAATTGTCTTAAGTCACCATCGAACCTTCCAGGGATTCTTTCTCCAGCACCATATCGCATCCCCACTTCAATTCCAGAAGGTTCTGCTGTAAGGCCCCCACTTGTCAGAATGGAAATTAGAAAAACAGGAAACGAAAGGATTACAATACATCTTGACATAACAATTTCATCCAATTTCGTGAGGAAGAACCTATATGGAAACACTCTTTCAAAACGGATCTAAGTTTAATCTCATTTTAGGATCAGACATCCTAAGCCCATATTTTTACCTCATCCTCATCGCATCAGTTTACTTAAGCATTCGATTGGGATTCCCTCAGATCCGATTCCTCTTTTTATCCCTCAAAATTCTAACGGGAAACATGGATTTTAAAGGGTCCAAAGGGCAACTTGTTCATTCCCAAGCTTTTTTTGCCGGGATAGGTTCCTCATTACTTGCAGGTTCTGTCATTGGAACTGCTCTTGCCATCGCTTACGGCGGGATTGGTGTTCTTTTTTGGATTTGGGTCATGAGCCTTTTTGTGATGCCTATACGTTTTGTTTCGTCCACCTTGGCAGTTAAATTTCGAAACCAACTTCCGAGTGGCCGTTATCTGTCTGGACCCATGTACTTCATCGAAAAAGCCCTTCGTGCGAAGTGGCTCGCGGTTGCCTTTTCCTTGGCAAGTCTTGTGACAGTATTGGTGTTTGGGGGAATATTTCCTTTTGTTGGACTCACTTACTTAACAAAAGAAGGCCTTAGTTTATCAGGATTGTCTGGTCCCATTTCTCTTTCTGTCATTTTATTATTCATAGTAATTGGTGGTGTTAGGCGAGTTGGGAAAGCAGCAAGTGTCCTTGCACCAATTGGAATTTTGTTATTTTTATTTGGCTACATTTCCCTCTTTTCCAATGGGATGATTTCCTTTATCGGGTTTTTGTCAGATGTTACCAAAGAAGCATTTTCAATTAAAGCCTTACAAGGTGGAGGAGCATTTGGCGTATTAAGGGCTCTTTCTGTTTCATTAAGCACTTTCTTTTTATCAACAGAAACTGCTGTTGGAAAGTCATCTGGGATTGCTGGAGTAGTTCGAACTGACTATGCCGCAAAACAAGGATTAGTGAGTATGCTCGCATCCTTCTTCGAAGGTTTTATTATGGCGACCATGGTTGGGTATGTTTTGTACTCTTATGGGGCAGTAAACCTCGAAACAATTTTAATGTTCCCTGGTCGAATTCTGGAACAAAAGGATTCTCTTCCCGCTATCTTGTTTGTAGTATCCTTTTTGTGTTTTGGGATTTTGAGTTTGGCTGGTTGGTTTTACAGTGGTGAACAGAACGCCTTCTATGTGTTTGGTGAGAAATTTGCTAACTTTTTTAGAATGTTATTTATTGGGTCAACACTTGGTTTTGCTTATTTATATGTAAAGTTTGGAGTAGATGTTTTATCCTTTGTGATGCATTGGGGGTATGTGGCGGCTGTCATCACAAGTGTTCCACTGCTAGTGTCTCTCATGTTACTTGGTAAATCTGCTAACTTAGAACTCAAAAAATACCTCTC contains the following coding sequences:
- a CDS encoding multiheme c-type cytochrome, whose translation is MKQFFIIFLFISVTIVTGYYLYENQREVPIEEVFPGKNWAKPIPSLPDLKGVGAPTAKNCGNCHTEIYEEWKLSTHANALSDVQFQSELAKSSSPKWICLNCHIPVQNQREMITIALRGGNYFDPIEVSNPNFNPEMKEEAITCATCHVRVDKESNQSYVIGGSGGTSPPHPVQINREFLKNRCNDCHNETYTLNQSLVCSFQTGTELKKTSTDKSCVSCHLPEVKRSFVKSSLHRPVRVAHRHGFIGGGVPKRFDLYKEQIRLGYKPGLVLSHFKWENGNIQLQLQNQNANHHVTSGDPERFYRFVIEGIDQFGTVIYRNESKIGQEWEWSPKAKKIGDSRIPFGETFKWELSSIPKSTLITKLRFQAIHVRLKDITSDYMVQSSNDVPETYRNKVKQIKDIYPHSSIVIESIYDVKSKSRKDTPLEILFKRNAERRGE
- a CDS encoding glycosyltransferase family 2 protein; this encodes MQNEEENNILCIIPARDEEESIEQALSGLLQNSGLSSKNFLVVNNASKDGTFSIVNRMGIKVLDCPQIGYGNACLLALDWIHKNKCQPEYILFCDADGSDDPNDIQTLIKTIRESNSDLVIGSRTLGNAEMGSLSPIQIFGNALTCFLIRIFFWRHYTDMGPLRIIRYQSLLILGMKDTTWGWNIEMHIKALQKNMNVIEIPVQYRKRIAGVSKISGTLSMSLRVGSKILYTFFKLLFFGK
- a CDS encoding TIGR04282 family arsenosugar biosynthesis glycosyltransferase, with the translated sequence MKTRLAKTLGDKTTLDIYKKLLHITEDITTKLNISKTVYWDQIPNQTNSYFKNGYSFKVQSQGDLGKKMQDAFREEFGESFKKILIIGTDCPYLTEAIFQDAFLALENSDIVIGPAKDGGYYLLGMNELYPSLFEEIPWSTELVFALTIKKSKELNLSVSILPELNDIDTEKDWLEWEEKINQ
- a CDS encoding OmpA family protein, coding for MHLLKTNKVLVCILLTYTVQYLSLPFPDLIAEEGVIFENPYKKTEKQTDVTQFTIYFSKKSNLIPKQDQVRLQSVADFLFKNRNYEILISAHAVEGKTNKENVLISEKRSLEVERFLLIHSVEPNQIRRLFYGNSKSPNQTKEHEALNRRVEILLQPIG
- the lpxD gene encoding UDP-3-O-(3-hydroxymyristoyl)glucosamine N-acyltransferase, encoding MKLKELAERLNAKFTGNGDLEVNGIKDLEHHTAVDPNSIYYVASKKYLNKHQKASDVQIALTIDSLASSFPNAIIVPEEGSKVKFIQVISLFEKKPMIQSSVSSKASIHPTAKIGKNVTIMDFVVIQENVVVGDNVVLFPNVVLEPNVEVGDESVIKSGVVIYYNCKIGKRNLIHSNTVIGADGFGFYDYAGVRYKVPQIGNVIIGDDVEMGAHCTVDRAALESTTIGNFTKFDDHVHVGHNCRVGNYVYIAGATVLAGSVTIEDGCFLAGQSAVAEHLTMKKGSILLGLSGLTEDSKEKTAYFGIPARPALEMHRIHTSLPLLPELVKDYAKRKNSEK
- a CDS encoding SRPBCC family protein; its protein translation is MIETKVDTIIQKPVAEVFAYVRNMENQIFYNKSIHEAKATNQDATEYKIQIDLGIFKLNETYKINEIVENKLIVASCTANGMNFTDRYEFSENGSFCSISVSDKMELKGLFQLSEGLVKMNLKSQMIENLQSLKKILES
- a CDS encoding arsenate reductase family protein; the protein is MNLQIFGTKKCKDSKKAQLFFQERRIPFQFINLQEKEMSKGELRSILGSVSLDDLIDTESKVYEDKNLKYMLYDKEEALLTNPLLFKTPIVRDGKKATIGFVPDIWKQWIIDSKK
- a CDS encoding LIC_11366 family protein, yielding MSRCIVILSFPVFLISILTSGGLTAEPSGIEVGMRYGAGERIPGRFDGDLRQFSSTFNPLVFSDVNLKGGKTTNLYEGFVRFLLDSRNRVGFYVGRNDWQILQLTEVTSDLYYTKLNSEIYSYHVLGMYHFSMPIMRNWEWENGVGMGFTSADWNIRGYSIGEPLPNTQYFNQRGRLRGSGLVYRVETAINRRLYENTFFQIGIGYHHIAIDKFSGNYNGETSSFYIRADGRVGVIDDTRIIDATVSTAQTFRRLDMNTGAWTLYFSAFQRFLD
- the asd gene encoding archaetidylserine decarboxylase (Phosphatidylserine decarboxylase is synthesized as a single chain precursor. Generation of the pyruvoyl active site from a Ser is coupled to cleavage of a Gly-Ser bond between the larger (beta) and smaller (alpha chains). It is an integral membrane protein.), which encodes METLFQNGSKFNLILGSDILSPYFYLILIASVYLSIRLGFPQIRFLFLSLKILTGNMDFKGSKGQLVHSQAFFAGIGSSLLAGSVIGTALAIAYGGIGVLFWIWVMSLFVMPIRFVSSTLAVKFRNQLPSGRYLSGPMYFIEKALRAKWLAVAFSLASLVTVLVFGGIFPFVGLTYLTKEGLSLSGLSGPISLSVILLFIVIGGVRRVGKAASVLAPIGILLFLFGYISLFSNGMISFIGFLSDVTKEAFSIKALQGGGAFGVLRALSVSLSTFFLSTETAVGKSSGIAGVVRTDYAAKQGLVSMLASFFEGFIMATMVGYVLYSYGAVNLETILMFPGRILEQKDSLPAILFVVSFLCFGILSLAGWFYSGEQNAFYVFGEKFANFFRMLFIGSTLGFAYLYVKFGVDVLSFVMHWGYVAAVITSVPLLVSLMLLGKSANLELKKYLSESGARYEIFKDIYLLFLTLLPKNLISKIFGYFSTLKLPRFMMIPILKAFAKAYKINLSEAELEIKEYASLNQFFTRALRAEARIIDSASNAVVSPTDSKITSFGNINQSTIIQAKGIDYSVKELLGSEKFYPHFTNGKYITFYLSPQDYHRIHSPFAGQILGYYYEPGKLFPVNDLAVLNIRGLFPKNERLITFLQTEYGKIAVIKVGASNVGKIRVTYDNKIVTNNWIRFAKEHHYKDVSIMIEKGSEMGRFEMGSTVILVFENDTIDLTNIQLGDKIQYGTTVGHFKSKKTSLPVKF